The following proteins are co-located in the Rippkaea orientalis PCC 8801 genome:
- a CDS encoding hybrid sensor histidine kinase/response regulator produces the protein MSFELDEATIAAMIQEARQCFLEEDAPEDLKTLQEGVKQGQNCTDFKSLLRAAHSLKGGAGIAQLSSLGELAHQLEDVLEALYQGETTHPNEAWMLMEWGVHEIAMMLNQAQTVETVSADPNLVQALTEFTTTKPLVGVSETILSSDNSNSLIQTLLENDLETCCTRIEQLSQETSSEQIQEAITTFYNECLLLGETLDLPWLIEIIDPLEAILKQVEPLEALQITQQLIIELRQQRKAYLTGEYSSGGSSISSVSVTTFDDEEWSNDGLEDDWNNELDFLGDLTDNQTPINNQDFCSQPIEEELTPLSQLRIPLERLEGMTNNIEELLVAKERLCLQQQQLSQVTRQLRQITRQFAPITQHIQTFYDQLAIAPLSVTTSRNEDFDALELDGFTEVHSSLQTFQELILKIQENYADLNLINQDFADNVEVVHTNLDNLYTNITESRLVPFAMMAQRFIPQIQYLNRRFGKSVELSLQGEEILIDQIILEQLQTPLTHLINNAFDHGIEEPQERLIKQKSKMAKIRLEAKVDNNQLVIILSDDGQGIDLYKVYQKAKIKGIAEANTPFEELSKTNILNLIFRPNFSTAKTINELSGRGMGLDIVRSKIQKLRGTIVVETEENQGTTFIMKIPLNLSLMPLFLLQWQNNLLAIPTASVLDSIPINEIVWIDQNSSLVNWRGNPISVISLSEVLCYPQSSKESIAPQIAMVLDNFCTPFMVMVDSLLSEQKLIVKPFDDTVTTPNYLAGCTILGGGEIAPVILPHSLNITLPRNKTEQPTITYPVSNANQPTILVAEDSVATRRLLERLLTKVGFSVIVCRDGQDALDQLSQYNRNINLIISDVEMPRLNGFELLKTIRSDKNWQKIPVVMATSRTGQHHQQQAMQLGANAYLGKPILPNILLETIDPLLNPVS, from the coding sequence ATGAGTTTTGAATTAGACGAAGCTACTATTGCCGCCATGATTCAAGAAGCCCGTCAGTGCTTTTTAGAAGAAGATGCCCCCGAAGACCTAAAAACCCTTCAAGAAGGCGTAAAACAGGGTCAAAATTGCACTGATTTCAAATCCCTCTTACGGGCAGCCCATTCCTTAAAAGGGGGCGCAGGTATCGCTCAACTGTCTAGTTTAGGAGAATTAGCCCATCAACTCGAAGATGTTCTTGAAGCACTTTACCAAGGAGAAACGACTCATCCTAATGAAGCCTGGATGCTGATGGAATGGGGAGTCCATGAAATCGCTATGATGTTAAATCAGGCGCAAACAGTGGAAACGGTGAGTGCTGACCCTAATTTAGTTCAGGCTTTAACTGAGTTTACTACCACTAAACCCCTTGTCGGAGTCTCTGAAACAATCTTGAGTTCAGATAATAGTAATTCTTTGATTCAAACGCTTTTAGAGAATGATTTAGAGACTTGCTGCACTCGAATTGAGCAATTATCGCAAGAGACTTCCAGCGAACAAATACAAGAAGCAATTACGACTTTTTATAATGAGTGTTTATTATTAGGAGAAACCCTAGATTTACCTTGGCTTATTGAAATTATTGACCCCTTAGAAGCTATTTTAAAACAAGTCGAACCTCTGGAGGCGTTACAAATAACCCAACAGTTAATTATTGAATTACGGCAGCAACGTAAGGCTTATTTAACAGGGGAGTATTCTAGTGGGGGTTCCTCTATTTCATCGGTATCAGTGACTACTTTTGATGACGAAGAATGGTCTAATGATGGGTTAGAAGATGATTGGAACAATGAATTAGATTTTCTTGGAGATTTAACAGATAATCAAACTCCTATAAATAATCAGGATTTTTGTTCTCAACCCATAGAGGAAGAATTAACCCCACTTTCTCAGTTACGCATTCCTTTAGAACGGTTAGAAGGAATGACCAATAATATTGAAGAATTATTAGTCGCTAAAGAAAGACTTTGTTTGCAACAGCAACAGTTAAGTCAAGTGACACGACAATTACGACAAATTACCCGTCAGTTTGCTCCTATTACTCAACATATTCAAACCTTTTATGATCAATTAGCGATCGCACCTTTATCTGTTACTACTTCGAGAAATGAAGACTTTGATGCGTTGGAATTAGATGGTTTTACTGAAGTTCATAGTAGTTTACAAACCTTTCAGGAATTGATCTTAAAAATTCAAGAAAACTATGCCGATCTTAATTTAATTAATCAAGACTTTGCTGACAATGTAGAAGTCGTTCATACCAATTTAGATAACTTATACACTAATATTACTGAATCTCGCCTCGTTCCTTTTGCAATGATGGCTCAGCGATTTATTCCTCAGATTCAATATCTCAATCGTCGTTTTGGCAAATCAGTAGAATTATCCTTACAAGGAGAAGAAATCTTAATTGATCAAATCATTTTAGAACAACTGCAAACCCCTTTAACCCATTTAATTAATAATGCTTTTGATCATGGTATTGAAGAACCACAAGAACGATTGATAAAACAAAAATCAAAAATGGCTAAAATTCGTTTAGAAGCTAAAGTTGACAATAATCAATTGGTCATTATTTTAAGTGATGATGGTCAAGGCATTGATTTATACAAAGTTTATCAAAAAGCTAAAATCAAAGGCATTGCTGAAGCAAATACTCCCTTTGAAGAATTGTCAAAAACTAATATTTTAAATTTGATTTTTAGGCCAAATTTTTCTACCGCTAAAACAATTAATGAACTGTCTGGCAGGGGAATGGGCTTGGATATTGTTCGTAGCAAAATTCAAAAATTACGAGGAACGATTGTCGTTGAAACTGAAGAGAATCAAGGAACAACATTTATCATGAAAATTCCCTTGAATTTAAGCTTGATGCCTCTCTTTTTATTGCAATGGCAAAATAATCTATTAGCCATTCCTACCGCTAGCGTTTTAGATAGTATTCCCATTAATGAAATTGTCTGGATAGATCAAAATTCAAGTTTAGTAAACTGGCGAGGAAATCCGATTTCAGTCATTTCTCTCTCAGAAGTATTGTGTTATCCGCAAAGTTCAAAAGAGTCAATTGCTCCGCAAATAGCTATGGTTTTAGATAACTTTTGCACTCCCTTTATGGTCATGGTAGATAGTTTACTCAGTGAACAAAAACTCATTGTTAAACCCTTTGATGACACCGTAACCACCCCTAACTATTTAGCTGGTTGTACCATTTTAGGAGGAGGAGAAATTGCTCCGGTTATTCTTCCCCATTCCTTGAACATTACACTACCCCGCAACAAAACCGAGCAACCAACCATTACTTATCCCGTTTCAAACGCCAACCAACCAACAATTTTAGTAGCCGAAGATTCTGTCGCTACTCGACGTTTACTCGAACGACTGTTAACAAAAGTCGGGTTTTCTGTGATTGTTTGTCGTGATGGACAAGATGCTTTAGATCAACTCTCTCAATACAATAGAAATATTAATCTCATTATTTCTGATGTTGAAATGCCGCGTCTCAATGGGTTTGAACTACTCAAAACCATCCGTTCTGACAAGAACTGGCAAAAAATTCCTGTGGTAATGGCTACCTCCCGCACGGGACAACACCATCAACAACAAGCGATGCAATTAGGAGCGAATGCCTATTTAGGTAAGCCAATTTTACCCAATATTTTATTAGAAACCATTGACCCTCTACTCAACCCTGTTAGTTAA
- the tatC gene encoding twin-arginine translocase subunit TatC: protein MSTIEDTKTPIQPDQQDYLNEIPDEVEMSLFDHLEELRQRIFFSLIAVFLGMVGCFIFVKPLVKWLQIPAQGVKFLQLAPGEFFFVSIKVAGYSGILVSSPFILYQIIQFVLPGLTRRERRLLGPVVLGSSVLFFLGLGFSYYLLIPAALNFFITYGAELVEQSWSIDRYFEFILLLMFSTGLAFQIPIIQLVLGFLGIVSSGKMLQGWRIVVLGAVILGAVLTPSTDPLTQSLLAGAVLGLYFGGVGMVKLTGH, encoded by the coding sequence ATGTCCACCATCGAAGACACCAAAACCCCCATCCAACCAGATCAACAAGATTATCTCAATGAAATTCCCGATGAAGTTGAGATGTCCCTCTTTGACCATCTCGAAGAGTTACGTCAACGTATTTTTTTCAGTTTAATTGCGGTTTTTCTGGGAATGGTTGGCTGTTTTATCTTCGTTAAACCTTTGGTTAAATGGCTGCAAATTCCCGCACAGGGGGTTAAGTTTTTACAATTGGCTCCAGGGGAGTTCTTTTTTGTTTCGATTAAAGTCGCTGGTTATAGTGGAATATTAGTATCAAGTCCTTTTATTTTATATCAAATTATTCAGTTTGTTTTGCCAGGTTTAACCCGTCGAGAACGCCGTCTATTGGGTCCAGTAGTGTTAGGCTCAAGTGTGCTATTTTTTCTCGGATTAGGCTTTTCTTATTATTTATTAATTCCGGCTGCATTGAATTTTTTCATTACCTATGGAGCGGAGCTTGTAGAACAATCATGGTCGATAGATCGCTATTTTGAATTTATTTTATTGTTAATGTTTAGTACGGGATTAGCTTTTCAAATTCCAATTATTCAATTAGTTTTAGGCTTTTTAGGCATTGTTTCTTCAGGTAAAATGCTACAAGGATGGCGTATTGTTGTCTTGGGAGCCGTTATTTTAGGTGCAGTTTTAACCCCTTCGACAGATCCCTTAACTCAGTCTTTATTAGCAGGGGCAGTATTAGGCTTATATTTTGGCGGCGTTGGCATGGTCAAATTAACAGGACATTAA
- a CDS encoding Uma2 family endonuclease yields MQLQTKPQYYTPEEYLELEETAEYKNEYRNREIIPMVGGTTNHNQIAGNFYRRFPLTINNQDYYSYMESVRLWLAEYNLYTYPDVMVIKGEPIYHGEGTSNVTNPQIIIEVLSKSTQGYDHTDKFQFYRSLPTFVEYILIDQYHYSVEQYIKQSDNQWLVNFYSGETAILKLSSVEWEITLQDLYQRVNFESEEE; encoded by the coding sequence ATGCAACTACAAACTAAACCCCAATACTATACCCCAGAAGAATATCTGGAATTAGAAGAAACCGCCGAATATAAAAATGAATATCGAAATCGAGAAATTATTCCTATGGTCGGTGGAACGACGAATCATAACCAAATTGCGGGAAATTTTTACAGAAGATTTCCTCTAACCATTAATAATCAAGATTATTATAGTTATATGGAGTCCGTGCGATTATGGTTGGCCGAATATAACTTGTATACTTATCCTGATGTTATGGTGATTAAAGGAGAACCCATTTATCACGGTGAAGGAACATCGAATGTGACTAACCCTCAAATTATTATTGAAGTTTTATCGAAATCTACCCAAGGATATGATCATACTGATAAATTCCAATTTTATCGATCGCTGCCTACTTTTGTAGAATATATTTTAATCGATCAATATCATTATTCAGTCGAACAATACATTAAGCAATCTGATAATCAATGGTTAGTTAATTTTTATTCAGGAGAGACAGCTATTTTAAAATTATCTTCAGTAGAATGGGAAATTACGTTACAAGATTTGTATCAACGAGTTAACTTTGAATCGGAGGAAGAATAA
- a CDS encoding DUF3067 family protein, which translates to MTGRELHELLYSKWGRSYDIQLRRVKGKVFCQIMWKYLEQASFPLSEQEYFEHLNTVASYLTAWGSIPQIEAFLETTRDRPRLGKAVSIPLDLGDRASEWILEE; encoded by the coding sequence ATGACAGGCCGAGAGTTGCACGAACTTTTATATAGTAAGTGGGGACGATCCTACGATATCCAGTTGCGACGGGTAAAAGGGAAAGTTTTCTGTCAAATTATGTGGAAATATCTAGAACAGGCTTCTTTTCCTCTGTCAGAACAAGAATATTTTGAGCATCTTAATACGGTTGCGAGTTATCTCACCGCTTGGGGAAGTATTCCTCAAATTGAAGCCTTTCTCGAAACCACCCGCGATCGCCCCCGTTTAGGTAAAGCGGTGAGTATTCCCTTAGATTTAGGCGATCGCGCTTCAGAATGGATCTTAGAGGAATAG
- a CDS encoding photosystem II protein, Psb35-related, translating into MLTLVIALLVVGWVAASVIGTQAYFRGEQTKPIHERNWRSESFESLAKSMTGKESDNNRIPGFTIDAYGSQNLPTN; encoded by the coding sequence ATGTTAACACTCGTTATTGCCTTATTAGTTGTTGGTTGGGTTGCCGCTTCGGTTATCGGTACTCAAGCGTATTTTAGAGGAGAACAAACCAAACCAATTCATGAAAGAAATTGGCGATCTGAGTCCTTTGAAAGCTTAGCGAAGTCTATGACTGGAAAAGAAAGCGACAATAACCGTATTCCCGGGTTTACTATCGATGCCTATGGTAGCCAAAATTTACCAACTAACTAA
- a CDS encoding serine acetyltransferase, whose amino-acid sequence MKALLRQALFRLGIFWVSPLAIAFLLTSEKTIIIKDVERWQELLGWDKRNHLVQLLALLKEAKEFRNIYYFRLFKSNFLGQFSMYILKIIYRECPYLFLDNSCNIGAGLFIQHGFSTIIMADLGDNCWVNQQVTIGYKDKTGRPKIGNNVRITAGAKVLGNITIGDNVTVGANAVVIKDVPANCVVVGVPAYIIKRDGIKVKESL is encoded by the coding sequence ATGAAAGCATTACTAAGACAAGCTTTATTTAGATTAGGTATTTTTTGGGTGTCTCCTCTAGCCATTGCTTTTTTATTGACTTCTGAAAAAACGATTATTATCAAAGATGTGGAACGGTGGCAAGAGTTATTAGGATGGGATAAGCGTAATCATTTAGTTCAATTATTAGCTTTATTAAAAGAAGCAAAAGAGTTTAGGAATATTTATTATTTTCGATTATTTAAAAGTAATTTTTTGGGTCAGTTTTCGATGTATATATTGAAAATTATCTACCGAGAATGTCCTTATTTATTTTTAGATAATTCTTGTAATATTGGGGCAGGGTTATTTATTCAACATGGATTTAGTACAATTATTATGGCAGATCTGGGAGATAATTGTTGGGTTAATCAACAAGTTACTATCGGTTATAAAGATAAGACAGGACGACCAAAAATTGGTAACAACGTTAGAATTACCGCAGGAGCTAAAGTTCTTGGTAATATTACGATAGGCGATAATGTAACGGTTGGTGCTAATGCCGTTGTTATTAAAGATGTCCCTGCTAACTGTGTTGTTGTTGGGGTTCCTGCTTATATTATTAAACGAGATGGCATTAAAGTTAAAGAGTCATTGTAA
- the ispD gene encoding 2-C-methyl-D-erythritol 4-phosphate cytidylyltransferase, protein MYLLIPAAGLGKRMGSDRNKLLLTVLEKPLLSWTLLAAEVSSEIHWIGLIGQSYDFPNFKTILSDLCLTKPVELIQGGNTRQESVYNGLQALPPDAERVLIHDGARCLATPELFNRCARQLLTCQGLIAAIPVKDTIKVVDHDNIVKSTPDRAQLWAAQTPQGFEVKRLKECHEKGRSLGWEVTDDAALFEKCQLPVKIVEGEETNLKVTTPIDLTLAEFILKQRINQ, encoded by the coding sequence ATGTATTTATTAATTCCGGCTGCTGGACTAGGAAAACGCATGGGAAGCGATCGCAATAAACTACTCCTTACAGTCTTAGAAAAACCCTTGTTAAGTTGGACACTCCTGGCTGCGGAAGTATCCTCAGAAATTCACTGGATTGGTCTTATCGGTCAATCCTATGATTTCCCTAACTTTAAAACCATTTTATCCGATCTTTGTTTAACTAAACCCGTTGAATTAATTCAAGGGGGAAATACGCGACAAGAATCCGTTTACAATGGGTTACAAGCGTTACCTCCAGACGCGGAACGGGTATTAATTCATGATGGGGCTAGATGTTTAGCAACTCCAGAATTGTTTAATCGGTGTGCAAGGCAATTATTGACTTGTCAGGGGTTAATTGCTGCCATTCCCGTGAAAGATACCATTAAGGTTGTTGACCATGATAATATAGTTAAAAGCACTCCTGATCGCGCTCAATTATGGGCTGCCCAAACACCCCAAGGATTCGAGGTTAAACGGTTAAAAGAATGTCATGAAAAGGGACGTAGTTTAGGATGGGAAGTGACTGACGATGCTGCTTTATTTGAAAAGTGTCAGTTACCCGTTAAAATTGTTGAAGGCGAGGAAACCAATTTAAAAGTAACCACCCCTATTGATTTAACGTTAGCTGAATTTATTCTTAAACAACGAATTAATCAATAA
- a CDS encoding DNA cytosine methyltransferase, which yields MKNKSTIEQLELFNLAKPLNLSFCQSKFTFIDLFSGIGGFRIPLEQLGGKCLGYSEIDTEAIKVYRRNFIRYSNRDETYLGDITQLNQIPFKVDVIVGGVPCQPWSIAGKLRGFEDPRGQLWFDVIRLIKDNKPKGFIFENVKGLTDPRNQESFDYILNQLKQSGYYVQHKVLNSYDFGLSQDRDRVFIVGIHQQIENAAQFSFPEPLNLSPKLYEFIEGIEKQELVKKKFSPDILFEGKIPASRGRFQKNDELNDFFIFSDIRDGHTTIHSWDLIQTNFQEKLICQTILRNRRKKKYGGKDGNPLNFDILETLIPNLEKDELEKLVDQKILRFIKDRGYEFVNSKISSGINGISKIFLPHSAVIATLTATGTRDYVATKFFDCQDPKIYKEKFIKEIYLKNKYKPLSSRDYARLQRFPDWFITADNESNAKKQLGNAVSIPVVYYLAESLLKIIG from the coding sequence ATGAAAAATAAGTCTACTATTGAACAACTTGAATTATTTAATCTTGCTAAACCCCTTAATTTAAGCTTTTGTCAATCGAAATTTACTTTTATAGATTTATTTTCTGGAATTGGAGGATTTCGTATCCCCTTAGAACAATTAGGGGGGAAATGTTTAGGGTATTCTGAAATTGATACAGAAGCAATTAAAGTCTATAGACGTAATTTCATTAGGTATAGTAATCGGGATGAAACCTATTTAGGAGATATTACACAACTTAATCAAATTCCTTTTAAAGTTGATGTAATTGTGGGAGGAGTACCCTGTCAACCCTGGTCTATTGCGGGAAAATTAAGAGGATTTGAAGATCCTAGAGGTCAACTTTGGTTTGATGTTATTAGATTAATTAAGGATAATAAACCTAAAGGATTTATCTTTGAAAATGTTAAAGGATTAACCGATCCAAGAAATCAAGAAAGTTTTGATTATATTCTCAATCAATTAAAGCAATCAGGGTATTATGTACAGCATAAGGTTCTTAATTCCTATGATTTTGGTTTATCCCAGGATAGAGATAGAGTATTTATTGTAGGCATTCATCAACAAATTGAAAATGCTGCTCAATTTTCTTTTCCAGAACCCTTAAATCTGAGTCCTAAACTCTATGAATTTATTGAAGGAATAGAAAAACAAGAATTAGTGAAAAAGAAATTTTCACCAGACATTTTATTTGAGGGTAAAATTCCTGCTTCTAGAGGGAGATTCCAAAAAAATGATGAATTAAACGATTTCTTTATCTTCTCAGATATTAGGGATGGACACACAACCATTCACTCTTGGGATTTGATTCAAACTAATTTCCAAGAAAAGCTAATTTGTCAAACAATTTTACGAAATAGAAGGAAAAAGAAATACGGAGGTAAGGATGGAAACCCTCTAAACTTTGACATCCTAGAAACACTGATACCTAATTTAGAAAAAGATGAATTAGAAAAATTAGTTGATCAAAAAATTCTGCGCTTTATTAAGGATAGAGGTTATGAATTTGTTAATTCAAAAATATCCTCTGGAATTAATGGAATTTCCAAAATCTTTTTACCTCATTCTGCTGTTATTGCTACTTTAACAGCTACTGGAACCAGGGATTATGTTGCTACAAAATTTTTTGATTGCCAAGATCCTAAAATTTATAAAGAAAAGTTTATTAAAGAGATTTATCTTAAAAACAAATATAAACCGTTATCAAGTCGAGATTATGCTAGACTACAAAGATTTCCTGATTGGTTTATTACCGCAGATAATGAAAGTAATGCTAAAAAACAATTAGGTAATGCAGTATCCATTCCTGTTGTTTATTATTTAGCAGAATCTTTACTAAAAATCATTGGGTGA
- a CDS encoding IS5-like element ISCysp15 family transposase, producing MYRQEKQLLLPPENFALPFEGKLSPNNRWVIMASLIPWEDFEEEYAKLFDSEKGAPAKPFRMALGTLIIKEKLGTSDRETIEQITENPYLQYFIGLNSYQQEPPVDASMLVHFRKRISVELVNKINQEIVKREKDKLDSQVKKKGLRPEQREKITNQGKLILDATCAPADIRYPTDLGILNQARIETEKIINALYKPLRGKQINKPRTCRRIAKKEYLKVAKKRQPSYQERREAIGKQLKYVKKNLGQIEQLIKAGADLKKLSNRRQNLLNTVKKVYEQQQQMWDDKTQSVPQRIVSLTQPHVRPIVRGKAGKPVEFGAKLSVSCVDNYVFLDRISWENFNESCDLKEQVEKYRKTFGYYPESVHVDRIYRTRENRAWCKARGIRISGPQLGRPPKNISKQEKKQALDDECFRNAIEGKFGQAKRRFSLKLVMTKLPETSETSIAITFLVVNLGRLLRQFLSLFLCFLINPRTKELNQRFFFKKSYIKNNLDSVKLINKSVNNWHLAA from the coding sequence ATGTATCGCCAAGAGAAGCAGCTTTTACTGCCCCCAGAAAATTTTGCCTTACCGTTTGAAGGAAAATTATCCCCAAATAATCGTTGGGTAATCATGGCTTCCTTGATACCTTGGGAAGATTTTGAAGAAGAATATGCTAAACTTTTTGACTCAGAAAAGGGCGCACCAGCTAAACCATTTAGAATGGCATTAGGAACATTAATTATTAAAGAAAAGCTCGGAACAAGTGACAGAGAAACTATAGAACAAATAACCGAGAATCCTTACTTACAATACTTTATTGGGTTAAATTCCTATCAACAAGAGCCACCTGTCGATGCGTCAATGCTAGTCCATTTTAGAAAGCGAATTAGTGTAGAATTAGTCAATAAAATCAATCAAGAAATTGTTAAGAGAGAAAAAGACAAGCTAGACTCTCAAGTAAAAAAAAAGGGTTTGCGCCCAGAACAAAGAGAAAAAATAACAAATCAAGGTAAACTAATCTTAGATGCAACTTGTGCGCCTGCCGATATCAGATACCCAACAGATTTAGGGATATTAAATCAAGCTAGAATTGAAACAGAAAAAATAATAAATGCTCTTTATAAGCCCTTAAGAGGAAAACAAATAAATAAACCTAGAACTTGTCGTCGGATAGCGAAAAAAGAATATTTAAAAGTGGCTAAAAAACGCCAACCCTCTTATCAAGAAAGAAGAGAAGCAATTGGAAAACAACTCAAATATGTTAAGAAAAATTTAGGACAGATTGAACAACTAATCAAGGCAGGTGCTGACCTAAAAAAACTGAGTAACAGACGGCAAAATCTTCTGAATACTGTAAAAAAAGTTTATGAACAACAGCAGCAAATGTGGGACGATAAAACTCAAAGTGTCCCGCAAAGAATTGTTAGTTTGACTCAACCTCATGTTCGCCCCATTGTTAGAGGGAAAGCTGGAAAACCTGTTGAATTTGGGGCAAAGCTCTCGGTTAGTTGTGTTGATAACTATGTTTTTTTAGACCGAATTAGTTGGGAAAATTTTAATGAATCTTGTGATTTAAAGGAACAAGTTGAAAAGTATAGAAAAACTTTTGGCTATTATCCTGAATCAGTCCATGTCGATAGAATTTATCGAACCAGAGAAAATCGAGCATGGTGCAAAGCAAGAGGAATTAGGATTAGTGGACCCCAGTTAGGAAGACCTCCCAAAAATATTAGTAAACAAGAGAAAAAACAAGCCTTAGATGATGAATGTTTCCGCAATGCTATTGAAGGAAAATTTGGACAAGCTAAACGAAGATTTAGCCTCAAATTGGTGATGACTAAATTACCTGAAACTTCAGAAACTTCAATAGCTATTACTTTTTTAGTAGTGAATCTTGGCCGACTGCTTCGGCAGTTTTTGTCGCTTTTTTTGTGTTTTTTGATAAATCCTAGAACAAAAGAACTAAACCAGCGATTCTTCTTTAAGAAAAGTTATATCAAAAATAATTTGGACTCAGTAAAACTTATCAATAAGTCAGTCAATAATTGGCACTTGGCAGCATAA
- a CDS encoding metallophosphoesterase family protein: MNYNRRQFIIFLCCLLGVVMATVSHQVFSRNNITSEPPSNVVENPIETPINEPVAAAPSGLFAPVKGDVRIVVISDLNSQYGSTSYEPEVKEAIALTPQWKPDLVLCGGDMIAGQKRSLTQQQIQAMWSAFDANISKPLRQAKIPFGFTIGNHDGSGAISQGKLIFKSERDLASTYWNQPQNNPGLNFVDRGNFPFYYSFIQKDIYYLVWDASTHIISSEQLAWVEKNLASPVAQNAKLRLVIGHLPLYPVAVGRNDGGNFLSNAEKLQALLERYQVHTYISGHHHAYYPGKKDNLELLHAGALGGGPRKLLNSNLSPRKTITVVDINLTSQSTTYTTYDMKTKQVIDIKTLPQSIGKVWRRDLK; encoded by the coding sequence ATGAATTATAATCGTCGTCAATTTATAATTTTTCTTTGTTGTCTTTTAGGGGTTGTTATGGCTACGGTTAGCCATCAAGTATTTAGCCGAAATAATATTACGTCTGAACCGCCATCTAACGTCGTTGAAAATCCAATAGAAACTCCTATTAATGAACCCGTAGCGGCTGCCCCTTCAGGATTATTTGCCCCGGTTAAAGGGGATGTTAGAATTGTTGTGATTAGTGATTTGAATAGTCAGTATGGTTCAACCAGTTATGAACCGGAAGTTAAAGAAGCGATCGCCCTAACTCCCCAATGGAAACCAGACTTAGTATTATGTGGGGGAGATATGATTGCCGGACAAAAAAGATCCCTAACTCAACAACAAATTCAAGCCATGTGGTCGGCGTTTGATGCTAACATTAGTAAGCCCTTACGTCAAGCGAAGATTCCCTTCGGGTTTACCATTGGTAATCATGATGGATCAGGGGCAATCAGTCAAGGAAAATTAATTTTTAAATCAGAAAGAGACTTAGCTTCAACGTATTGGAATCAACCCCAAAATAATCCAGGGTTAAACTTTGTTGATCGGGGAAATTTTCCGTTTTATTATAGTTTTATACAAAAAGATATTTACTATTTAGTGTGGGATGCCTCTACTCATATTATTTCATCTGAACAATTAGCTTGGGTAGAAAAAAATTTAGCCAGTCCTGTTGCTCAAAATGCCAAATTACGCCTAGTGATTGGACATCTTCCCCTCTATCCAGTTGCGGTAGGACGTAATGACGGAGGGAACTTTTTAAGTAATGCTGAAAAACTACAAGCCTTATTAGAACGCTATCAAGTTCATACCTATATTAGTGGACATCATCATGCCTATTATCCCGGTAAAAAAGATAACTTAGAATTACTTCATGCGGGGGCATTAGGAGGGGGACCCAGAAAGTTATTAAATAGTAATCTTTCTCCTCGCAAAACCATAACAGTCGTTGATATTAATTTAACGTCTCAGTCAACCACTTACACGACTTATGACATGAAAACCAAACAGGTTATTGATATTAAAACCTTACCTCAGTCTATTGGCAAAGTATGGCGAAGAGATCTTAAATAA